One Tepidanaerobacter syntrophicus DNA segment encodes these proteins:
- a CDS encoding ABC transporter permease — protein MEMIDENKLMQLERKANSPWARLKRNKTAVIGMVIVIAAVCMAIFAPLLAPYDPNAMDISKTFLKPGTPGHILGTDEFGRDLLSRIIYGSRISILVAAGATLVGGTIGIILGIIAGYKEGILDTVIMRFMDGMFAFPFVLLSIVLMTVLGQGLENVIIAIGIANVPGYARIARGQVLVVKGEEYCQAVKSLGASDFHLIFNHIIPNILSPVIVYATMNLAGSIISEATLSFLGLGIQPPTASWGNILRSGRDYLLTSPHIATYSGLAILLAVLGFNLFGDGIRDAFDPKMK, from the coding sequence ATGGAAATGATTGATGAAAATAAGCTGATGCAGCTGGAACGCAAAGCCAACAGCCCTTGGGCCAGGCTCAAGCGCAACAAGACCGCCGTTATAGGAATGGTCATAGTTATTGCAGCTGTGTGCATGGCTATATTTGCTCCGCTGCTTGCGCCTTATGATCCCAATGCCATGGATATTAGTAAAACATTTTTAAAACCCGGAACCCCCGGCCATATCCTTGGAACCGACGAGTTTGGCAGAGACCTGCTCAGCAGAATAATATATGGCTCGAGAATATCAATTCTGGTTGCTGCCGGTGCGACTTTGGTAGGCGGCACCATTGGAATAATATTAGGAATAATTGCAGGCTATAAGGAAGGAATATTGGATACCGTAATCATGAGATTTATGGACGGCATGTTCGCATTCCCCTTCGTTCTCCTTTCCATCGTTTTGATGACTGTCCTAGGCCAAGGCCTGGAAAACGTTATTATCGCAATAGGTATTGCGAATGTTCCCGGATATGCCAGAATAGCAAGAGGACAAGTGCTTGTGGTAAAAGGTGAGGAATACTGCCAGGCGGTAAAATCCTTGGGAGCCTCGGACTTTCACCTGATTTTCAACCACATAATTCCTAACATTTTGTCACCGGTCATCGTCTATGCCACGATGAACCTGGCAGGTTCCATCATTTCAGAAGCAACCTTAAGTTTTTTAGGACTGGGAATTCAGCCGCCTACGGCTTCTTGGGGCAATATATTAAGGTCAGGCAGGGACTACCTGCTTACATCTCCCCACATAGCCACATATTCCGGCCTTGCCATATTACTTG